The following DNA comes from Miscanthus floridulus cultivar M001 chromosome 5, ASM1932011v1, whole genome shotgun sequence.
TGTGATAAAAACAGAGCTATACCCATATGTTCCCATCACTCTTGTATTGATATGACTTTTGTCAGAATTCAGAAGTTTAGCCAAACCAAAATCAGAAACCTTGCTGTTGAATTCATCGTCTATTAAGATATTACTTGACTTGATATCTCTGTGTACAACTTTGGGGTCTATGGCCTCATGAAGATACGCGAGACTGCAAATCATGAACACTGGCATTAGCATGTAATAGCCAACAGTCCATGTCAAACAAGATTTCAGGAAATAAAGTGAAACATGTCCAAATTCCAAACTTACGCCTTTGCAGTGCCAAGGAGAATCTTCATACGGTTTTCCCAACTAAGGACACCGTGTTGATTCATGCCATGAAGCCATTGTTCTAGGTTGCCATTATTGACATACTCGTAGACAAGCATCCTGCAGGTAAATATTCAGAACAATAACATATGCAATGAACATCTTTTGTAAAAACAACTATTATTACTATAGTTTGAACCTTGAAATGGCTTTTTTTTTGTCAGAAATACTAATAAAAATGAAACAATGAAAAGGGGGAAAGCTCAAACTAGCATTGGATACAAGTATACACCACAGAAAAATAACTTCTTTTATGGTATTGACTGCTTACTCCACTGTGAATATTCAGCACATAATGTCTAGTACAGAACTACAGATATCATGATAAACTTGTAGAAGTTGAAGCATATGTGCTCGTCCTAGCAACTTTTATTATCTTCATTATCAAGGTCATAAACTAAGCAGAAAGAAGGAACCAAAAGGACGAAATGCTAACCTATGTATCCCTTCCACGCAGTATCCCAGAAGGCGGACCAGATTCTTATGCCGAACATGACCGATGGCTTCAACTTCGACTCTAAATTCCTTCTCTGCCTGCCCCCTGCAAACCCAGATATCAAATCTTAGCTCTAAGCTAATACAAGGTAAATTCAGCAAGACTGTACACTTACACATTATTAAGGATCTTCTTCACGGCAATCTCAGTCCCATTCACCAGGCGGCCCTTGTAGACAACTCCATAGCCACCCTCCCCAAGAACATTACTCTTTGCAAACCGATTCGTTGCGCACTCCAGGTCTCTCAAGGTAAACCAGTGGCCCCAGCCCAAATGTGATAATTCAGGCAGGCCAACCAGCGGTGATGCTGAATATGCATACGGTGAGCTACCTTTCCTAGCTGGACCAGAGCTGCTGTAACTATAATCTTCAGAGTACACTGAGCTCCCAGCCTTCTCTACGTTGTACACTGAGCTGCACTGGCTGAAGGTATCGACATCGACGGATCTACTCTCTCCCAACTGCCCCGCACCTTTGGTCTGCGCATATTTATCCTGCACCGGCATGAAGGGCGCTTCACCGTCACGCAGATTCTGCGCATCAACTCTGTCAACGTTGATTTCCTTAGAAACGATGGGGATCTCAGCCAGCGAAGTGTTGTCAAACCCTTTCACCGTCTTCTTTTTCCTCCGGAACGAAAGGCACAGCGCGACGACGAGCAGGATAGCCATGACTATCCCAACGGCAATGGCAATCAACTGCCATACTCTCAACTGAAACACGGGGGTCGTCTCTGACAGCGCCGCGCTGACAGAATTGTTAGGTGATGACATATCCTTCGGCCTCTCTGATGAACAAACTACTGTGCGATAGGTTCCCCCCTAATTCAGAATCTTGTCCTGATTTGACAAAGCAATTTACAAACTTATCCCAACCGCTTTATCTGCGCAAGAAAGGGAAAAAGGTACATTAGCCAACTCAGGAACCTAAAGTTGCACATGAGCGAGGAAAGGGCAATTTTGTCTCCAGAAGAAAGCTACGCATCGTCTGAGAGCACAGTTCCACTTCCATGTGAGGGGGAGGAAGCACGCAAGCAAGGAAACTAAATCAAACAGCTGAACATCGAACGCAACATGCCAACATACAGGGAATTCGAAAGAACAAAATCCGGACAATGTGCAGGAATTAGGGGCCCTGTCGACATCAGAACACACCATAAGATGACTAGGCAGAATTCTGAGGGCACAGGACAATTCGACACCTAAACGAGAGACGGAGCACAGCCAGAAGAAATTACCTAGGCACAGCACCTCGCATCAAACCCCATTGAACGAGAACTCCATGACGAGCTCCCCGGCCTCCGCGCACCCTCAGTCAGAACACCGGAGAACCCAGGCGCCTCACTGTTCTTACTTGCGCGCAGTGACGCCGGAATGCGGAGCCTGGACAAGGGcgagcggcctttgctccttgcCCAAAAGAGGAGAAGCCGGAAAGCCGAGCACGGCGCACACCTGCACACAtgaagagagagggagggaggggctagagagagagggagtaaaGGGGAAGCAGGGAGGGTGGGTAACAGGAGGAGAAGGGGTGCAGTGTGTGGAATTTAAGGTGGAGTGGGGAGGggctagagagagagggagtaaaGGGGAAGCAGGGAGGGTGGGTAACAGGAGGAGAAGGGGTGCAGTGTGTGGAATTTAAGGTGGAGTGGGGCGACGAAAAAGAGGGAGGCGAGGAGGGTGGATTTACTTAAGAAAATTAAGCGCGCTTTCAGTTCCACTCTAAaatccaaaaagtgctacagtacttatCATATCAAATGTTTGTGGCCTATGCatagaacattaaatgtagacgaaaaaaaactaattgcacagtttggtgggaaattgcgagacgaacgttttgagcctaattagtccatgtttgaacactaattgccaaataaaaacgaaagtgctacagtagcccaaaattccaacttcctaGAACTAAACACGCTCTAAGAAGAACAGGGGGAGGGATTGGATCAAGGGTTATTTGGATTGGTACCATTATAATTCTCAGAACTTTAAGATGTATCATTAAAATTCACCTATTCTGAAacttgccattacaattcttcttcTACCTGATGCTTGCCATTTTCTATGTCTTCCAGGTGTCTGGGCCCACTCTTAGGCCGTATACGTGTATACATCTTCCGTGTGGACCAAAACACCTCCGGCTACTTCTCTCCCTCCactcactgacgtgtgggccctACACGTCAGATTCTCCTTCATACACCGGCCACTTCTCCCTTAGCTCGATCGACGCCTCTCTCTTTcactcctctctctctcacacaccagccactcctccctctccctctccctccaaccACATCGGCGCTCCTCCTCATTCCCACACCATATGGCGGTGCCCTTCCTCCCTCAAACCACGGTGGCACCCCCTCCTCCCTTTCACTCCCACCAAGGCACCGCGACTTGACCACGGCAGTGAACATGGCCCATCTCGCCCGGCAGCGCACGTGGGGGCGCAGATCCAGCCCCCACCTCCTTCCCGACAACGGATCCgaccccctcctcctccccggcGGTGGAACCGGCTGCCACCTCCTCCACGGTGGTGGATCCAGCCCGTTCCACCTCCCCCGCGACGGAAACCGGCCCCAACCTCCTCCCCAGCGGTGGATCTGGCCCGCTCCTCCTCCCCGGTGGTGGATCCGGCCCCCACCTCGTCCCCGGCGGTGGATTCGGCCCCCACCTCGTccacggcggcggatccggccccTACCTCCTTCCCGACAGCGAATCCgaccccctcctcctccccgaCGGTGGAAccggccaccacctcctcctcggcGATGGATCCGGCCCCCTCCTCCTCTCCGACAGTGGAACCGACCGCCACCTCCTCCACGGTGGTGGATCTGGCCCGCTCCAGCTCCCCGGCAGCGGAACCAGCCCCAACCTCCTCCCCAGCGGTGGATCCGGCCCGCTCGTCCTCCTCGGTGGTGGATCTGGCCCCCACCTCATCCCCAGCAGTGGATCCAGCCCCCACCTCGTTCCCCGCGGTGGATCCGGCCCCCACCTCATCCACGGCGGCGGATCCGACCCCCACCTCCTTCCCGGCAGTGGATCCGACACCCTCCTCCCCGACGGCGAGCGGATCTGGTTGAGGAGGCGAGCGGCATGGATCCGGCGGCGGCAGATCCCAGCGGACGAGATCCGACGG
Coding sequences within:
- the LOC136454948 gene encoding uncharacterized protein — its product is MTSSPASAHPHARGGADPAPTSFPTTDPTPSSSPAVEPAATSSTVVDPARSTSPATETGPNLLPSGGSGPLLLPGGGSGPHLVPGGGFGPHLVHGGGSGPYLLPDSESDPLLLPDGGTGHHLLLGDGSGPLLLSDSGTDRHLLHGGGSGPLQLPGSGTSPNLLPSGGSGPLVLLGGGSGPHLIPSSGSSPHLVPRGGSGPHLIHGGGSDPHLLPGSGSDTLLPDGERIWLRRRAAWIRRRQIPADEIRRCGWAC
- the LOC136450256 gene encoding probable receptor-like protein kinase At2g42960; the protein is MSSPNNSVSAALSETTPVFQLRVWQLIAIAVGIVMAILLVVALCLSFRRKKKTVKGFDNTSLAEIPIVSKEINVDRVDAQNLRDGEAPFMPVQDKYAQTKGAGQLGESRSVDVDTFSQCSSVYNVEKAGSSVYSEDYSYSSSGPARKGSSPYAYSASPLVGLPELSHLGWGHWFTLRDLECATNRFAKSNVLGEGGYGVVYKGRLVNGTEIAVKKILNNVGQAEKEFRVEVEAIGHVRHKNLVRLLGYCVEGIHRMLVYEYVNNGNLEQWLHGMNQHGVLSWENRMKILLGTAKALAYLHEAIDPKVVHRDIKSSNILIDDEFNSKVSDFGLAKLLNSDKSHINTRVMGTYGYVAPEYANSGMLNEKSDIYSFGVVLLECVTARDPVDNTKPADEVNLIEWLKMMVTSKRAEEVVDPNLEVKPPKRALKRAILVGFKCVDPDADKRPKMSHVVQMLEAVQNAYHQDQRKLSQVGSMDIESQQSAEETSNSADA